The following proteins are co-located in the Pseudomonas fluorescens genome:
- a CDS encoding sigma-54 interaction domain-containing protein — MNSNESLKDYQRVRGLAIQSLFEIIEQSSEGTVIVDRDANIVWMNERYAKRFGLKSADDAIGQPCEQVIANSLLRQVVRNDQPILLDIQDTPKGPLVVMRLPIHDDAGAVIGAIGFALFDELRNLSPLIERYLSMQQELASTRSLLRSRQSKYNFAHFIGTSAASLEVKRRARRSASAESPVLLLGETGTGKELLAQAIHGASPRAHKAFVSINSAAIPHDLLEAEFFGTAPGAFTGADRKGRPGKLQIAHGGTLFLDEIGDMPLALQSKLLRVLQEKEYEAVGSNDMLHSDVRVIAATSMDLEAAIKRGEFRADLYYRLNVLPIQVPPLRERLDDIPALSEAILEELRSQHELDREALALLAQHAWPGNIRELRNVLERAALLSDDLMLDAREIRAAIGTFSPVTRGPVETLEGETFAAARERFDRQLIAAALKACDGNVVDAAKRLGLGRSTLYKKMVALGIA, encoded by the coding sequence CGAGCGCTATGCCAAGCGCTTCGGCCTCAAAAGCGCCGACGATGCCATTGGCCAGCCGTGTGAGCAGGTGATCGCCAACAGTTTGTTGCGCCAGGTCGTGCGCAACGATCAGCCGATTTTGCTGGATATCCAGGACACGCCCAAGGGCCCACTGGTGGTGATGCGCCTGCCGATTCACGACGATGCCGGCGCGGTGATTGGTGCGATTGGGTTTGCGCTGTTTGATGAGCTGCGCAACCTGTCGCCACTGATCGAGCGTTACCTGAGCATGCAGCAGGAGCTGGCCTCCACGCGGTCGTTGCTGCGTTCGCGGCAGAGCAAATACAACTTCGCGCACTTTATCGGCACCAGTGCGGCCAGCCTGGAAGTCAAACGCCGAGCGCGGCGCAGTGCGAGTGCCGAGTCACCGGTGTTGCTGCTGGGCGAAACCGGAACTGGCAAGGAGCTGCTGGCCCAGGCGATCCATGGCGCCTCGCCGCGTGCGCACAAAGCCTTCGTCAGTATCAACAGTGCCGCGATTCCCCACGACCTGCTCGAAGCCGAGTTTTTCGGCACCGCGCCGGGCGCGTTTACCGGGGCCGACCGCAAAGGCCGTCCCGGTAAGTTGCAGATCGCCCACGGCGGCACGCTGTTTCTGGATGAAATCGGTGATATGCCGCTGGCGCTGCAAAGCAAACTGCTGCGGGTGTTGCAGGAGAAGGAATACGAAGCGGTCGGCTCCAACGACATGCTGCACAGCGATGTGCGGGTGATTGCCGCGACGTCCATGGACCTCGAAGCGGCGATCAAGCGCGGTGAGTTTCGTGCAGATTTGTATTACCGGCTGAATGTGCTGCCCATCCAGGTGCCGCCCTTGCGGGAGCGACTGGATGATATTCCAGCATTGAGCGAGGCGATTCTGGAAGAGCTGCGCAGCCAGCATGAACTGGACCGCGAGGCCCTCGCGCTGTTGGCACAGCACGCGTGGCCGGGGAACATCCGTGAGTTGCGCAATGTGTTGGAACGCGCGGCGTTGTTGAGTGATGACCTGATGCTGGATGCCAGGGAGATTCGCGCGGCGATTGGGACGTTTAGCCCGGTGACGCGTGGCCCGGTGGAAACCCTCGAGGGTGAGACGTTTGCGGCGGCGCGGGAGCGCTTTGATCGGCAGCTGATTGCAGCGGCGTTGAAGGCCTGTGACGGCAATGTGGTGGACGCGGCCAAGCGGTTGGGGCTGGGCAGATCGACGCTGTACAAGAAAATGGTTGCCCTTGGCATCGCCTAG